One genomic segment of Mycolicibacterium neworleansense includes these proteins:
- a CDS encoding Fur family transcriptional regulator yields MTTVHDHDPKALLRAAGLRVTAPRVAVLQALADHPHSTADDVAGLARENLGSVSTQAVYDVLRACVTAGLVRRIEPAGSSARYETRAGDNHHHLVCRVCGVVADVDCAVGEAPCLEPSDLAGFAVDEAEVVFWGVCADCQAAAPH; encoded by the coding sequence GTGACCACGGTGCATGACCACGATCCCAAGGCCCTGTTGCGGGCTGCCGGGCTGCGTGTGACCGCACCGCGGGTCGCGGTTCTCCAGGCGCTGGCCGACCATCCGCATTCGACTGCAGACGATGTGGCCGGCCTGGCCCGCGAGAACCTCGGCTCGGTGTCGACCCAGGCGGTCTACGACGTCCTGCGCGCCTGCGTGACCGCGGGCCTGGTGCGTCGGATCGAACCCGCCGGATCCTCGGCGCGCTACGAGACCCGCGCCGGCGACAACCACCATCACCTGGTCTGCCGGGTGTGCGGTGTGGTCGCCGACGTCGATTGCGCGGTGGGCGAGGCTCCGTGCCTGGAACCGTCTGACCTGGCCGGCTTCGCGGTTGACGAAGCCGAGGTCGTGTTCTGGGGAGTCTGCGCGGACTGCCAGGCGGCCGCCCCCCACTAG
- a CDS encoding DUF4185 domain-containing protein → MPAGVLSAFLCWNAISAVPAASANPPFGDPVIPPLAPGQVLRIGPSAGTGTPTRDYGIGATDLCEFMEFPSRVLQVCGDSFAGQAVGFGGWYSPVALHVDPDSIDDPAGVRYRGVTGVDKPLLADLAPAGSSQLPAGVISVNRENYMLVTTTYNLKPYSSRLVKADAARPKWPTVPGSVREAAYQGGAQSQITGYYDPIPAPDSPGGWVYILANNFDRSSPPFLYRANPKTFTDRASWQGWSPAGWGKPPTPLFSDRVGEMSIRQIDGKPVLSYFNATTGNMEVRVAYDPTGLGTAPVTTVVFASAWPDPVDSLPPPEVNQLAQPYGGYISPGSTLDRVRVFVSQWNTMARGGTPYRVIQYAVNPIKPWEQ, encoded by the coding sequence ATTCCAGCAGGCGTTCTCTCGGCTTTTCTCTGCTGGAATGCCATTTCGGCGGTTCCGGCGGCGAGCGCCAACCCGCCATTCGGCGATCCGGTGATACCCCCGCTGGCGCCCGGTCAGGTGCTGCGGATCGGGCCGAGCGCCGGGACGGGTACTCCCACCCGTGATTACGGCATCGGCGCCACCGATCTGTGTGAGTTCATGGAGTTTCCGAGCCGAGTGCTCCAGGTTTGCGGTGACAGTTTCGCCGGGCAGGCCGTCGGCTTCGGCGGCTGGTACTCCCCGGTGGCTCTGCATGTCGATCCCGATTCGATCGACGATCCGGCCGGTGTGCGCTACCGGGGCGTGACCGGAGTGGACAAGCCGTTGCTGGCGGATCTGGCGCCGGCCGGCTCGTCGCAGCTGCCCGCCGGTGTCATCTCCGTCAACCGCGAGAACTACATGTTGGTGACCACCACCTACAACCTGAAGCCGTACAGCTCGCGGTTGGTGAAAGCCGATGCGGCCCGGCCGAAGTGGCCGACGGTGCCCGGTTCGGTACGTGAGGCCGCCTACCAGGGCGGCGCCCAGTCGCAGATCACCGGCTACTACGACCCGATCCCGGCTCCGGATTCACCCGGCGGGTGGGTGTACATCCTGGCCAACAATTTCGACCGCAGCAGCCCGCCGTTCCTGTACCGGGCCAACCCGAAGACCTTCACCGACCGGGCGAGCTGGCAGGGCTGGTCGCCCGCGGGTTGGGGCAAGCCGCCGACCCCGTTGTTCTCCGACCGGGTGGGGGAGATGAGCATCCGGCAGATCGACGGCAAGCCGGTGCTGTCGTACTTCAATGCCACCACCGGGAACATGGAGGTGCGGGTCGCCTACGATCCCACCGGCCTGGGCACCGCCCCCGTGACCACGGTGGTGTTCGCCAGTGCTTGGCCGGATCCGGTCGACTCGCTGCCACCGCCGGAGGTCAATCAGCTGGCCCAGCCTTACGGCGGCTACATCTCACCGGGGTCGACGCTGGACCGGGTCCGGGTTTTCGTCAGCCAGTGGAACACCATGGCCCGCGGCGGCACCCCGTACCGGGTGATCCAGTACGCCGTGAACCCGATCAAGCCCTGGGAGCAGTAA
- a CDS encoding sensor domain-containing protein, whose product MRALTVGFGLAGLALALAAPAGARPSDPGVVSYAVMPKGSVGNIIGAPMTWESQFTAPFQAFSVENPVCNNWADIGLPEVFNDPDLASFNGATTQTAADDQNHYVKQAIGVFATPEAADRAFHRVVDRTNGCSGQTTAMHLDNFVTQVWTFTGGAASATDADWVKQEAGTDRRCFNTTRKRENVLLQAKVCQSGNAGPAVNVLAGAMQNTLGQ is encoded by the coding sequence ATGCGTGCCCTGACTGTCGGTTTCGGGCTGGCCGGTCTCGCACTGGCATTGGCTGCACCTGCGGGTGCGCGTCCCTCGGATCCCGGTGTCGTGTCCTACGCCGTCATGCCCAAGGGTTCGGTGGGCAACATCATCGGAGCCCCGATGACTTGGGAGTCCCAGTTCACCGCCCCGTTCCAGGCGTTCTCGGTGGAGAACCCGGTGTGCAACAACTGGGCCGACATCGGTCTGCCCGAGGTGTTCAACGACCCGGATCTCGCGTCGTTCAACGGCGCCACCACCCAGACCGCGGCCGACGACCAGAACCATTACGTCAAGCAGGCGATCGGGGTGTTCGCGACGCCGGAGGCCGCCGACCGTGCCTTCCACCGCGTGGTGGACCGCACCAACGGCTGCTCGGGCCAGACCACCGCGATGCACCTGGACAACTTCGTCACCCAGGTGTGGACCTTCACCGGCGGCGCCGCGAGCGCCACCGACGCGGATTGGGTGAAGCAGGAGGCCGGCACGGATCGCCGCTGTTTCAACACCACCCGCAAACGGGAAAACGTGCTGCTACAAGCCAAGGTGTGCCAGTCCGGCAACGCCGGCCCAGCGGTCAACGTACTGGCCGGCGCCATGCAGAACACGCTGGGGCAGTAG
- the egtA gene encoding ergothioneine biosynthesis glutamate--cysteine ligase EgtA, translated as MAVPVRTDAARLPLVEFTSAEHAAAFIEANCLHDGPVGQVGLEIEAHCFDLDDPLRRPGWDELSDIIASVPALPGGSRITVEPGGAVELSGPPVDGPSAAITALLADRAVLRAEFDRRGLGLVLLGADPLRPTRRVNPGPRYQAMETFFAASGSAEPGAAMMTSTASVQVNLDAGPRDGWAQRVRLAHALGPTMIAITANSPMLGGRFTGWKSSRQRVWGQLDSARCGPVLGADGDDPASDWARYALRAPVMLVNTPDAVPVTNWVPFADWADGRAVLGGRRPTEADLEYHLTTLFPPVRPRRWLEIRYLDSVPDALWPAVVFMTTTLLDDPGAAAIATEATAPVATAWDRAARIGLTDRRLREAAVACVSAAADRAPAELSESMAQLTRSVQEGRCPADEFADRVVGHGIASAMSQLVKGEL; from the coding sequence ATGGCAGTACCCGTCAGGACTGATGCGGCCCGTCTACCCCTCGTCGAATTCACGAGCGCCGAGCACGCCGCGGCGTTCATCGAAGCCAACTGCCTGCATGACGGGCCGGTCGGGCAGGTCGGCCTGGAGATCGAGGCGCACTGTTTCGACCTCGACGATCCACTGCGGCGCCCGGGTTGGGACGAACTCTCCGACATCATCGCCTCGGTGCCCGCATTGCCCGGTGGCAGCCGCATCACCGTCGAGCCGGGGGGCGCGGTCGAGCTGTCCGGTCCGCCGGTCGACGGACCGTCAGCGGCGATCACCGCACTGCTGGCCGATCGGGCGGTGCTGCGTGCGGAGTTCGACCGCCGCGGTCTGGGCCTGGTGCTGCTGGGCGCCGACCCGTTGCGGCCCACTCGACGGGTGAACCCCGGGCCGCGCTATCAGGCCATGGAAACGTTCTTCGCGGCCAGCGGGTCCGCCGAACCCGGCGCGGCGATGATGACGTCGACCGCCTCGGTTCAGGTCAACCTCGACGCCGGGCCGCGCGACGGCTGGGCCCAACGCGTGCGATTGGCGCATGCCCTCGGTCCGACGATGATCGCCATCACGGCGAATTCGCCGATGCTCGGCGGACGGTTCACCGGCTGGAAGTCCTCGCGTCAAAGGGTCTGGGGCCAGCTGGATTCCGCGCGTTGCGGCCCGGTGCTCGGCGCCGACGGCGACGACCCGGCCAGTGACTGGGCGCGCTACGCGCTGCGGGCCCCCGTGATGCTGGTCAACACTCCGGATGCGGTCCCGGTGACGAATTGGGTCCCGTTCGCCGATTGGGCCGACGGACGCGCGGTGCTCGGTGGCCGGCGCCCCACCGAAGCCGACCTCGAATACCACCTCACCACGCTGTTCCCGCCGGTCCGTCCGCGCCGCTGGCTGGAGATCCGTTACCTCGACAGCGTGCCCGACGCGCTGTGGCCCGCGGTGGTGTTTATGACGACGACTCTCCTGGATGATCCGGGGGCCGCCGCGATCGCCACCGAGGCGACGGCCCCGGTGGCCACGGCATGGGACCGGGCCGCCCGGATCGGTCTGACGGATCGACGGCTGCGGGAAGCGGCGGTCGCTTGCGTGTCTGCCGCCGCGGACCGGGCGCCGGCGGAGCTTTCGGAATCGATGGCGCAGTTGACGCGTTCGGTTCAGGAGGGCCGCTGCCCGGCCGATGAATTCGCCGATCGGGTGGTGGGCCACGGAATCGCTTCTGCGATGAGCCAACTGGTGAAGGGCGAGCTTTGA
- the egtC gene encoding ergothioneine biosynthesis protein EgtC has product MCRHIGWLGAPRSVAALVLEPPQGLLVQSYAPRRQKHGLMNADGWGAGFFDNGVPRRWRSDKPLWGDASFASVAPALSSGCVVAAVRSATIGMPIEPSASAPFSDGQWLLSHNGIVDRAVLPLTGVAESTVDSAVLAALIFERGMDALGQTIVEVGALDPNARLNILAANGSRMVATTWGDTLSMLRLPDGVVLASEPYDDDPGWADIPDRHLVTVAGSDVELTPLKGSV; this is encoded by the coding sequence ATGTGCCGGCATATCGGGTGGCTGGGCGCACCGCGATCGGTGGCAGCACTGGTGCTGGAGCCGCCGCAGGGCCTACTGGTGCAATCCTATGCCCCGCGCCGGCAGAAGCACGGGCTGATGAACGCCGACGGTTGGGGCGCAGGGTTTTTCGACAATGGTGTGCCGCGTCGCTGGCGCAGCGACAAGCCACTGTGGGGCGATGCCTCGTTCGCGTCGGTGGCGCCGGCGTTGAGCAGCGGGTGTGTGGTCGCGGCGGTGCGTTCGGCGACCATCGGCATGCCGATCGAACCCTCGGCCTCAGCGCCCTTCAGCGACGGGCAGTGGCTGCTGTCGCACAACGGGATAGTGGACCGGGCGGTTCTGCCGCTGACCGGGGTCGCTGAATCCACCGTGGACAGTGCGGTGCTGGCCGCGCTGATCTTCGAGCGCGGTATGGACGCGCTCGGACAGACGATCGTCGAGGTGGGCGCCCTGGATCCGAATGCCCGGCTGAACATCTTGGCCGCCAACGGTTCTCGTATGGTGGCTACCACGTGGGGTGACACCTTGTCGATGTTGCGGCTGCCGGACGGCGTCGTGCTCGCCAGTGAGCCCTACGACGACGATCCCGGCTGGGCCGATATCCCGGACCGGCATCTGGTCACCGTGGCCGGCTCTGACGTCGAGCTCACACCTCTGAAAGGTTCGGTATGA
- the egtD gene encoding L-histidine N(alpha)-methyltransferase, whose translation MTLTLSNYLAADSAATALRRDVHEGLTQSPKMLPPKWFYDSVGSDLFDQITRLPEYYPTRTEAQILTHRSPEIVAAAGADTLVELGSGTSEKTRMLLDAMRDGGQLRRFIPFDVDAGVLRAAGAAIGQEYPGIEIDAVCGDFEEHLGKIPAVGRRLVAFLGSTIGNLTPGPRADFLASLAETLQPGDSVLLGTDLVKDTGRLVSAYDDSAGVTAAFNRNVLSVVNRELDADFDLDAFAHVAKWNAEEERIEMWLRADAPQQVRIAGLDLDVAFGAGEEMLTEVSCKFRADGVADELAKAGLRQTHWWTDEAGDFGLSLAVK comes from the coding sequence ATGACGCTCACCCTGTCCAACTATCTGGCCGCCGACTCGGCCGCCACGGCACTGCGCCGCGATGTGCACGAGGGGCTGACGCAGTCTCCGAAGATGCTGCCGCCCAAGTGGTTCTACGATTCGGTTGGCAGCGATCTGTTCGACCAGATCACCCGGCTGCCCGAGTACTATCCGACGCGGACCGAGGCGCAGATCCTCACGCACCGCTCGCCGGAGATCGTGGCGGCTGCCGGTGCCGACACCCTCGTGGAGCTGGGCAGCGGCACCTCGGAGAAGACCAGGATGCTGCTCGACGCCATGCGCGACGGTGGACAGTTGCGCCGGTTCATCCCGTTCGATGTCGACGCCGGTGTGCTGCGGGCTGCCGGCGCTGCTATCGGCCAGGAGTACCCCGGCATCGAAATCGACGCGGTGTGCGGTGATTTCGAGGAGCATCTGGGCAAGATCCCGGCGGTCGGTCGCCGTCTGGTGGCCTTTCTCGGTTCGACGATCGGCAATCTGACGCCCGGTCCGCGGGCGGATTTCCTGGCCTCGCTGGCCGAGACCCTGCAGCCCGGTGACAGCGTGCTGTTGGGCACCGACCTGGTCAAGGACACCGGCCGGTTGGTCAGCGCCTACGACGACAGTGCCGGTGTGACCGCGGCGTTCAACCGCAATGTGCTGTCGGTGGTGAACCGTGAGCTCGACGCCGATTTCGACCTCGACGCCTTCGCACATGTGGCGAAGTGGAATGCCGAGGAGGAGCGGATCGAGATGTGGCTGCGGGCGGATGCGCCGCAGCAGGTCCGGATCGCCGGGCTGGATCTCGATGTCGCATTCGGTGCCGGTGAAGAGATGCTGACCGAGGTGTCGTGCAAGTTCCGGGCCGACGGCGTCGCTGATGAGCTGGCGAAAGCCGGTCTGCGTCAGACCCATTGGTGGACCGACGAAGCCGGTGACTTCGGCCTGTCGCTGGCGGTGAAATGA
- the egtB gene encoding ergothioneine biosynthesis protein EgtB gives MTTRETLAQQLTRARDRTLRLVDFDDAELHRQYSPLMSPLVWDLAHIGQQEELWLLRGGNSDRPGMLAPEVDRLYDAFVHSRASRVDLPLLPPTDARAYCATVRSRALDALDALDTDDSGFNFGLVISHENQHDETMLQALNLRAGPPLLDTGNALPTGRPGLAGTSVLIPGGPFVLGVDELTEPHSLDNERPAHEVDVASFRIGRVPVTNREWREFIDDGGYQQPRWWSERGWSHRQKAGLTAPQFWNHDGTRTRFGHIETIPADEPVQHVGFFEAEAYAAWAGARLPTEVEWEKACAWDPVVGARRRFPWGTSEPTDALANLGGDARRPAPVGAYPAGASAYGVEQMLGDVWEWTTSPLRPWPGFTPMVYDRYTEPFIDGDYRVLRGGSWAVAADILRPSFRNWDHPIRRQIFSGVRLAWDA, from the coding sequence TTGACCACACGCGAGACGCTGGCACAGCAGCTCACCCGGGCGCGGGACCGGACCTTGCGCCTGGTCGACTTCGACGATGCCGAACTGCATCGCCAGTACAGCCCGTTGATGAGCCCGCTGGTCTGGGATCTCGCCCACATCGGTCAGCAGGAAGAGCTGTGGCTGCTGCGCGGCGGCAATTCCGACCGTCCCGGCATGCTGGCTCCGGAGGTGGACCGGCTCTACGACGCCTTCGTGCATTCCCGAGCCAGCCGCGTCGACCTGCCGCTGCTACCGCCCACCGATGCGCGCGCCTACTGCGCGACGGTGCGGTCCCGCGCGCTCGACGCCCTCGATGCTCTGGACACCGATGACTCGGGCTTCAACTTCGGACTCGTGATCAGCCACGAGAACCAACATGACGAGACCATGCTGCAGGCCCTGAACCTGCGGGCCGGGCCACCGCTGCTCGACACCGGTAATGCCCTGCCCACCGGCCGGCCCGGGCTGGCCGGCACCTCGGTGCTGATCCCGGGCGGGCCGTTCGTGCTCGGGGTGGACGAACTCACCGAACCGCATTCACTGGACAACGAGCGTCCGGCGCACGAGGTGGACGTGGCTTCCTTCCGCATCGGGCGGGTGCCGGTCACCAATCGCGAATGGCGCGAGTTCATCGACGACGGGGGCTATCAGCAGCCGCGGTGGTGGTCGGAACGCGGTTGGTCGCATCGCCAGAAGGCGGGTCTGACCGCACCCCAATTCTGGAACCATGACGGCACCCGCACCCGGTTCGGCCACATCGAGACGATCCCGGCCGACGAACCCGTCCAGCACGTCGGGTTCTTCGAAGCCGAGGCCTACGCCGCCTGGGCGGGGGCGCGGCTGCCCACGGAGGTGGAATGGGAGAAGGCCTGCGCCTGGGATCCGGTGGTCGGCGCCCGGCGCCGATTCCCCTGGGGCACTTCCGAACCCACGGACGCCCTGGCAAACCTCGGCGGCGACGCGCGGCGGCCCGCCCCGGTGGGGGCGTATCCGGCAGGCGCATCGGCCTACGGAGTCGAACAGATGCTGGGCGACGTCTGGGAGTGGACCACCTCCCCGCTGCGGCCATGGCCAGGCTTCACCCCGATGGTGTATGACCGCTACACCGAGCCGTTCATCGACGGTGACTACCGGGTCCTGCGGGGCGGTTCGTGGGCGGTGGCCGCTGACATCCTGCGGCCGAGCTTCCGCAATTGGGACCATCCGATCCGGCGCCAGATCTTCTCCGGTGTCAGATTGGCCTGGGACGCCTGA